GCTTCGGGCGACGCGCGGTCCATGGGGGATCAGGCGGCGCGCGCGAGCGGCCGGGCGCGTTTGGCGATGTAGAGATTTCCGTCGGCCCGGCGGATTGCGGCGTCGATGTCTTCGTCACCGGGCCGCCATGCGGCGGTCCCATAGCTGATCCGCCACGCCGGGACGCCGGCCGGTGTCTCGCACAGCGTCGCCAGCCTCTTCACGAGCAAGGGGCGTGTAATGGCGTGATCGGGTACGAGCACGACGAATTCATCACCCCCATGCGGATCGCCTGGCCGCCGCGGGCGATGGCGACGCTCGAAAGTCGGGTCGCGTCTGCGCGAGCACCGCATCGCCGCCGGTATGGCCCAAGGTGTCTTTGATCTGCTTGAAATGATCGAGGCCGATGATCGCGACGCCGGTGCCGGGCGTCGCCCAGGCCGCCACATGAGCCGCCAGCCAGGCATGCTTGCGCAACCCCGTCAGCGCGTCGCGATAGCCGCTTTCGCGCAGATGGGCGATTGCTCGCGCGCCGGGCATCGCGAGAACCGATCGCTTGAACCTTGTTTGACGCCCACGCCGTTGCCGGCCGGAAACGGCCCGATGTCAGAAGATCGGGTCCTCGCCCGGCCGCGGCGCGACGTGGATGCCGCATTCGATCTTGTCCCAGCCGCGCCAGCGGCCCGCACGCGGATCCTCGCCCGGACGGACCTTGCTGGTGCACGGCGCGCAGCCGATCGATAGATATCCGTCCGCCTCCAAAGGATGGCGCGGCAGGTCGTGCTCGGCGAAATAGGCGTCGAGCTGCGGCTTCGCCCAGTCGGCAAGCGGATTGATCTTGAGCCTGCCCTGATCCTCCTCGAACCGCGGCAGCGCGGCGCGGGTCCCCGCCTGGAACCCCTTGCGCCCCGAAATCCAGGCGTCGAACGGCTCCAGCGCGCGGGCAAGCGGTTCGACCTTGCGGATCGCGCAACAGCCGTCCGGATCGTACGACCAGCGCAGCCCCTCGGCATCGCGCGCGGCGATCAGCCGCGGGTCCGGCCGCACCACACGCAGGTCGGTCAGCCCGAGCCGTTCAACCAGCGCGTCGCGATAGGCGAGCGTCTCGCCGAACATCTTTTGCGTATTGGTGAAGATGACCGGGATGTCGCGATCGATCGCGGCGACCATGTGGAGCAGCACGGCGGATTCCGCGCCGAACGACGATACCGAAGCGACCCGGCCGGCGAGCATGCCGGTCAGCAGCGTGCGCAGCATCTCCGGTGCCGGGACACCGGCAAATCGCGCCTCCATCGCCGCGGCATTGGCCACCGAAAAAGCGGGCAGGGTGTCGATCCTGTCCCGGTTGCGGGCGGGTTCAGCCATGTCGGTACTTCCATACCGGCGCCGTCGCGTCTGCCGCCGGCTGATACCGATAGGCGTAGCGATCCAGGGCGCGCGCCAACGTCGCCCGATCGATCGGCGCCTCGGGCGCGAAGCTGTCGAAGCCGCACCGGCGCATCAGCGGCAACTGGTCGACGAGCACGTCGCCCGCCGCGCGCAGCTCGCCGGCGTAGCCCGCCTCTCGCAGGATGCGCCCCGCCGAATAGCCGCGCCCGTCGCGAAAGCTGGGGAAGCTCACCTCGACCAGCGCGAGGCGATCGAGGTACGGCAGCAGCGCACGCGCGTCGTCGCCCGCTTCAAGCCGCACCGCAGAGGCATTGCTCTGGCCGAGGAAGGCGTCGAGCGTCACCGCGGGTTCGTCCTGCGCCTCGTCCTCGCGAAAGCGGAGCAAAGCGTCATCCATAGATCGCCTCCTTGAACGGGGCGAAGCCGACCCGGCGATAGGTGTCGAGAAACCGCTCGCCGGCGCGACGTTCGGCGAGGTAGCGGTCGGTGACGCGTTCGATCGCATCGACGACGCCGTCCTCGTCGAAGCCCGGGCCGGTGATCTTGGCGAGGCTGACGTCCTCCGCCCCCGATCCACCGAGCGACAGCTGGTAGTTTTCCGTTCCCTTCCGATCGACGCCCAGGATGCCGATATGGCCGGCGTGATGATGGCCGCAGGCGTTGATGCAGCCGGAAATCTTGAGCTTCAGCTCGCCCAGCTCGCGCTGCCGGTCGCGATCGGCGAAACGCGTCGCGATCTTCTGCGCCAGCGGGATCGAGCGGGCGTTGGCAAGGCTGCAATAATCGAGGCCGGGGCAGGCGATGATATCGGTGATGAGATCGAGGTTTGGTTCGGCAAGGCCTGCCTCGACCAACCGCTCCCACACCGTGCGCAGGTCACGGATCGCGACATGCGGCAGGACGATGTTCTGCGCGTGCGTGACGCGCAATTCGTCGAAGGAATGGGCCTGCGCCAGGTCGGCGAGCAGGTCGATCTGGTCCGCCGACGCGTCGCCAGGGATGCCGCCTGCGGGTTTCAGGCTGACGTTGACGATCGCATAGCCCGGGGCCTTGTGCGCGCGGACGTTCTGGTCGAGCCAGACGGCGAAGTCGGGATCGCTGCGGTCCGCATCGGTCGGCAGGCCCGTTTCGAACGCAGGCGGCGCGAACATCGCCCGGATGCGGTCGAGTTCGGCGACGGGCGGGTCGAGGCCGAGGCCCTTCAGCGCGGCGAACTCCTCCTCCACCTGGCGGCGATATTCGTCCGCGCCGATCTCGTGCAGCAGAATCTTGATCCGCGCCTTGTAGATGTTGTCGCGCCGGCCGTAGCGATTGTAGACCCGTAGACAGGCCTCGAGATAGCTCATCAGCGCGTCTGCCTGCACGAAGTCGCGGATCAGATGGCTGATCATCGGCGTCCGACCCATGCCGCCACCGACGTAGATCTGCGCGCCGACCGCGCCGTCGCGTTCGACCAGCCGGATGCCGATGTCGTGGAGGCGCATCGCGGCGCGATCTTCTTCCGCGGCGATCACCGCGATCTTGAACTTGCGCGGCAGGTAGGTGAATTCGGGGTGGAACGTGCTCCACTGGCGGATCAGTTCCGCCCATGGCCGCGGATCGGCGATCTCATCCCCGCTCGCCCCGGCATATTGGTCGGCGGAGATGTTGCGGATGCAATTGCCGCTGGTCTGGATCGCGTGCATCTCGACCGTCGCCAGTTCGGCGAGGATGTCGGGCGCGTCGGCCAGCTTGATCCAGTTGAACTGGATGTTCTGGCGCGTGGTGAAATGGCCGTAGCCGCGATCGTAGGTGCGCGCGATATGGCTCAGCATCCGCATCTGCCGGCTGTCGAGCGTGCCATAGGGGACGGCGACGCGCAGCATATAGGCGTGGAGCTGCAGATAGAGGCCGTTCATCAGCCTGAGCGGCTTGAACTGGTCCTCCGTCAGCTGGCCCGACAGGCGGCGTTCCACCTGGTCGCGGAATTCGTCGACGCGGGCGTCGACGATGCTCTGGTCGTATTCGTCGTAACGGTACATGTCGGTCTTCCTAATTCCTCCCCGCTGCGCGGGGAGGGGGACCAGCCGCAGGCTGGTGGAGGGGCAGCCAAGCAGTGCGAGGTCTGGGGCTACCCCTCCACCACCGGCTTCGCCGGCGGTCCCCCTCCCCGCATGGCGGGGAGGATCGGTGCGTCAGATCACCCAATTCCCCGCGTGCGGATCGGCGGGCTTGAGCGTCAGGTCGGGACGGACGGTGGGGCCGAGCGCGCGGATGCGATCCTTGATGTGTGCCGGGCGCGGTCCGTCGGGCGTCGGGATCGCGTCGATCAGATAGGGAGCGTTGACGCGCCGCGCGCCTTCCTCCGCGCGCAGGATCGCCTCGCCGGCGGCGCCGACGTCGACCGCCTCCTCGACATGGCGCGACCAGCCCTCGCCGCTCCACCAGACGACGTCGCCGCTGGCAAGGTCGTTGCCCGTCAGCAGCCTCATGCCGCCATACCCTCCGCGACACGCGCCCAGCGGGCGAGCTTGTCCTCGGCATCCGAAAGCTCGACGACCTCGCCGACGACGATGATCGCGGGGCTCTTCACCGCCTCGCGCGTCACCATCGGGCCGAGATCGGCGAGCAGGGTGCGCAGCGCGCGGCTGCCCACTAGCGTGCCGCGTTCCAGCACCGCGACGGGCATGTCCGGGGCGACGCCGTCCGCCATCAGTTTGTCGGCGATCTCGCCCGCGGTGGCGACGCCCATATAGATGACGAGCGTGCGTCCCTGTCCCGCGAGCCCGGCCCAGTCCTGTTCGGACAGCCCCTTGCACTGGCCCGCGACGAAGCTGACCGCGCTGCTGTGATCGCGGTGCGTCAGCGGCAGCATCGCCTCCGCCGCGCAACCGAGCGCGGCGGAAACGCCCGGGATCACCTCGACGGGCAGGCCCGCGGCGCGCACCGCCTCCACCTCCTCGCCGCCGCGCCCGAAGATGAACGGGTCGCCGCCCTTCAGCCGCACGACCACGCTGCCGGTCTTCACATGCGCAACGATCAGCGCGTTGATCGCCTCCTGTGGTAACGTATGCCGCGCGCGGCTTTTCGCGACCGAAATGCACTGCGCATCCGGCGGCGCGAGGTCGAGCACGCGCGGATCGATCAGCCCGTCGTGGACGACGACGTCGGCGCGCTTCAGCGCCTCCACCGCGCGTACCGTCAGCAACCCGGGATCGCCCGGTCCTGCGCCGACGAGGATGACGCGCCCACGGGCGCCCGGATCGAGAAGCGTAGCCATGGTACGAGACATGCGTCCGCCGCCCTGCTCCGGCAACCGAGCGATGCTTGGGCCGCGGGAAGCGAAGCTATCTTATCCGTCGCGCAGGCCGATGCCGATGTTGGCGCGCGCCGAATCCGCCTCGTTGCTGACCACCGGATAGGCGCAATAATCGGCGGCGTAATAAGCGCTGGGCCGATGGTTGCCCGACCAGCCGATGCCGCCGAACGGCGCGGCGGAACTGGCGCCGTTGGTCGGCCGGTTCCAGTTGACGATGCCCGCGCGAATGTTCGCCCAGAACCGGTCGTACAGCGCGGGCGTCTGGCTGATCAGCGACGCGGACAGGCCGTAGCGCGTGTTGTTCGCCTCCGCGATCGCCTGGTCGAAATCGTCGGCGCGGATCACTTGCAGGATCGGGCCGAACAGCTCGACATCGGGCCGTTCCGCCATCTGCGTCGTGTCGATCAGCGCGGGCATCAGGAACGGCCGGTCGTCCGACAATCGCTCGAGATGCCGGATCGGCCGCCCGCCGCGCATCATCAGTTCGAGGAAGCTTTCGGTCAGCATGTCGGCGGTCTGGTTGTCGATCACCGGGCCCATGAACGGTTGCGGATCGTCGAACGGGCTGCCGACGATCAGGCGGCCGATCATCTGATTGATCGTGTCGACCAGCGGGTCGTACAATCTGGTGTCGACGATCAGCCGGCGGCCCGCGGTGCAGCGCTGGCCCGCGGTGGTGAAGGCGGACTGGATCACCAGCACCGCGGCGGCGTGCAGATCGGGCGTGTCCCACACGACGATCGGATTGTTGCCGCCCATCTCCAGCGCCAGGATCTTTTCGGGCTTGGTGGCAAAGGCGCGGTTGAGTGCGATGCCCGTGCGCGCCGATCCGGTGAAGAGCAGGCCGTCGATGTCGGGATGCTCGGCGAGCGCCTTGCCCTCCGCCGGGCCGCCGATCACGACGCGCGCGCAGCCTTCGGGCACGCCGGCGGCGCGATAGCAGTCGATCAGGAACGCGCCCGTCGCGGGGGTCTTTTCGGATGGCTTGAACACCACGGCGTTGCCCGCGAGCAGGGCGGGGACGATGTGGCCGTTGGGCAGATGCGCGGGGAAATTATACGGACCCAGCACCGCGAGCACACCGTGCGGCTTGTGGCGTAGCGCCATGCGGCTGCCCATCGGCGAGTCGAGCCGGCGCTGCGCGGTGCGTTCGGCATAGGCGGTGACCGAGATGTCGACCTTGGCGATGACGGTATCGACCTCGGTTCGCGCCTCCCACAATGGCTTGCCGGTTTCGCGCGCGAGCAATTCGCTGAACGCGTCGTGGCGCTGGCGCACGACATTGGCGAAGCGGCGCATCGTCTCGATCCGCACGGCGAGCGGTTGCGCCGCCCATTGCGCCCAGCCGCCGCGCGCCGCGGCCACTTCCGCATCGACGTCGCCGACCGGCGCGCGCCACAATTCGGCGCCCGTCGCGGGTTCGTGGGAAATGATCTCGGCCATGTCGCCCCTCTCGCTCAAGCGCTGCGGGTTAGGGGAAGGCCGGGATGGCGGCAAGACGCCGTCATGCTAGAGCAGCCCCCATCTCCCGAATGGCGGCGACCTTGGCGTGGAGGCGTGACCAGTCGTCGTCCGCCGCGATCGGCGCCCAGATCGCCTCGACCTCGTCGATCAGCATCGAACAGGGTTCGCCGTGCCAGTAGGGATGGTCGCGATCCTTGCGCGGCGTGTACGGATCGAGCAGCCGGCGCAGCTCGTCGAAAGCGTCCGGATAGTCGGCGGGCACGTGACCGCCGAACCAGTCGAAAAAGAAGCGGTCGATCGGCGTGTCGGTGGCGCGCGGTACCCGCTCGACGGCCTGTACGACCGCGTGGTCGCGGCGGTCGTCGAACCTCCGGATTCCCAGCCGCCAGAACATCGCCTCCCGGATCCCCGCCTGATAGCGCGGCGCGAACGTCTGCAGCGTCTCGATCAGCGGATCGCTCTCCGCCACCAGCCGCAGCGACGCGGCGAGCTGCATCACGTCCCAATGGATCGCTTCCGGCTGGCGGCCGAAGGCGTAGAGGCCGGCGTGGTCGAAATAAGCGGCGGTGAATGCGGGGTCCCAGGTCGGCGCGAACCTCCACGGGCCATAATCGAAGCTCTCGCCGGTGACGTTGATATTGTCCGAATTGAGCACGCCATGGACGAAGCCCGCGGCCATGTAGCGTGCGGCGAGCGTCGCGGTGCGCTCCACGACCAGATCGAGCAGCCGGACGGGATCATCGCCGTCCTCGCCATAGAGTTGGCGCAGCACATAGCCGACGAGCGCGCGCATCCCGGCCTCGTCCTGATGATAGGCGAGCCGCTGGAACGTGCCGATGCGGATATGGCCATGGCTGAGCCGCACCAGCACCGCGGACCGCGTGGGGGAGGGCTCGTCGCCGCGGACGAGGTCCTCGCCCGTCTCGATTAGCGACAAGGTGCGGCTGGTCGGCACGTTCAGCGCCTCAAGCATCTCGGTGGCGAGGATCTCGCGCACGCCCCCCTTCAGTGTCAGCCGCCCGTCGCCGAAACGGCTGTACGGCGTCTGGCCCGAACCCTTGGTGCCAAGGTCCATCAGCCGGCCCGCGCCGTCGCGCAGCTGCGCGAAGGTGAAGCCGCGGCCGTCGCCGATGTCCGGATTGTACTGGCGGAACTGGTGCCCGTGATATCGCAGCGCGAGCGGCTGTGGCAGCGTGCCGGGCAGTGGGGCGAACCGCCCGAAATGCCGCGTCCATTCCGCGTCGCTCAGCGTATCGAGCCCGACCTCCGCCGCCGCCGCGTCATTGCGGAAACGCAGCGTCGTCGCGGGAAAATCGGCGGCGTCGACGGGGTCCCAGAACGTATCGCCGAGATCGAGCAGCGCGGTCTCGGGACGGTAGGCTTGCGGGTTCGCGGGCATGCGTGGATATGGAGGCCGCCACTCCTGGGACGCAAGGCATGAGCGCATATGAAAACTGCTACTGGATGTCGGCGGACGGGCTGAAGCTGCATTATCGTCGCTATCCCGGCGACGACGGCCGGCCGCCGATCCTGTGCCTGCCCGGGCTGACGCGCAATGCGCGCGACTATGACGCCTTCGCCGCACGGCTGGCGGGGCGGTGGCGCGTGCTCGCGCTCGATTTCCGCGGCCGGGGACGCAGCGAATATGCGAAGGATCCGATGACCTACGTTCCCGCGACCTATGTCGCGGACGTGCAGGCCTTGCTGGCGGAGCAGGGGATCGACCGCTTCGTCGCGGTCGGCACGTCGCTGGGCGGGATCGTGACGATGCTGCTGGCGGCCGCGGGGGCGGACATTGCCGCCGCGCTGATCAACGATGTCGGGCCGGAGATCGACCCCGCGGGCATCGCGCGCATCCGCGGCTATGTCGGCAAGGGCAGCAGCTGCCCGACGTGGATGCACGCGGCGCGTGCCGTCGCCGATTCGAACGCCGACGTCTATCCGGATTTCAAGATCGAGGACTGGCTGGCAATGGCGAAGCGGCTCTACCGGCTGACCAGCGGCGGCCGGATCGTGCCCGATTACGATCTGAAGATCGCCGAACCGTTTCGCGTCCCCGGCAACGAGCAGGGGCCCGACATGTGGGGCGCCTTGTCCGCCCTGCGCGCGGTGCCGACGCTGATCGTGCGCGGCGGTCGCTCCGACGTGCTCGCGGCGCCCGTCGCCGAGCGGATGGTGCAGGCGCTCGACCGCGCCGACCTGGTGACGCTGCCCCGTGTCGGCCACGCGCCGACGCTCAGCGAGGAGCCGCTGCGCGCGCCGATCGACCGCTGGCTGGAGCAGGCGGCGTAGACAGCGTCTTATCGGGTTGATACACCCGGTGATGCAACGACACGGGGGTGCGTGATGACGGGCGATGGCGCGCCGGACGCGGCGATCGCGGCGGCGGTCGAACCGGATGGTGCGCCGCGGATCGCGGTGCTCGACATGCTGCGCGGCGTGGCGATCCTCGGCATCCTGTTCATGAACATCAACGACATGGGCGGATCGATCACCGCGTCGGGCGGCGACGTGCGCCATCTGGGCTGGACGCCGGCGGACCAGATCGCCTGGCTGCTGCGCGAGGTGCTGGCGGACGGCACCGCGCGATGCCTGCTCGAAATGCTGTTCGGCGCCGGAATGCTGATCCTCACCGACCGTATCGCGCGCGGAGCGGAGGGACGGTGGGCGGTGCTGCGCCGCTACGGCTGGCGCAATCTGGTGCTCTGGGTGTTCGGCATCGCGCACATGTTCGTACTGATGTGGCCCGGCGATATCCTCCATACCTATGCGGTGGCGGCGATGGTCGCCTGCTGCTTCCGCGCGCTGCGCCCGCGATGGCTGCTGACGATCGGCCTTGTGATGACCGCGCTCAACCTGTTCGGAGGCGGCATCGGCATCCTCTACACGCAGGCGAGCAACGCCAAGCGCCCCGTGCTGGAGCGAAAACTGGCCGCGCACCAGACGCTGACGAAAGCGGAGACGAAGATGCTCGCCGACATCCGCAAGGCGGATGCGAACCGCGCCAAGATGAAGGCGGAGCAGCAGCGCAAGATCACGGATGAGGACGCTTACGGCCGCGGCAGCCGCGCGCAATGGGTGCGCGGCCAGTGGCGCATGAACCTCGAACGGCTGGGTCCGATGGAATTGGGCGCGATCTGGGAAGCGGCCTCGGTGATGCTCATAGGCGCGGCCTTGTTCAAGCTCGGCATCCTGCAGGGGCGACGGACGCGGCGTTTCTATCTGGCGCTGACCGCGGTCGGCTGGGGCGTTGGCGGCGGACTGCGACTGGCCACGGCGCTGGCGGTGATGCGCTTCGACGGCCAGCCGCATATCGGCTGGGCGACGTACGAGGGCGCGCGCATTCTGATGACGATCGGGCATCTCGGCGCGATCAACCTGCTTGCCGGCACGATGTTGATGCGCCCGTTCGTCGCGGCGGGGCGGACCGCGCTGACGCTCTACGTCTGCCAGACGATGCTCGTGTCCTGGCTGATCTTCTCGCCGTTCGGCTTCGGCCTATACGGGCAGATGGGCTGGGCGGGGATGATGGCGCTGTCGATAGCGGTCGACGTCGTCCTGCTGATCGTCGCGAACGTGTATCTGCGCTATTTCCGCATCGCGCCGGTCGAATGGGCGTGGCGATCGATCGTCGAGCGGCGGCGGCTGCCGTTCCGGCATCGCGCGTCGGCTGTGGCAACGGCGGCGCTGGCGTGAGCGCGCCGCGCTGACTAAAGGCGCTTCCCATGTCGCGGCCCGTCAGCATCCTGCACCTGCATTCCAGTTTCGATCTGGGCGGCAAGGAAGCGCGCGCGGTGCGGCTGATGAACGCGTTCGGCGATGCCGCGCGGCACACGATCGTATCGGGCGTTCCCGACCAGCTCGGCGCGCGCGCCGCGATCGGCAAGGGCATCCGCTACGAAATCGCGCAGGATGCGCCGTCGCTGACGGGGCGCCCCTCCGTTGCGCGCTACGAGGCGCTGGCGCGGTTCATGCGGCGGTTCGACCTGGTGCTCACCTACAATTGGGGCGCGGTCGACGGCGTGATGGCGCGCCGCGTGTTTGGGAAGGGCATGCCGCCGCTTGTTCATCACGAGGACGGCTTCAATGCCGATGAGGCGACGGGGCTGAAGGTCGAACGCAACATGTACCGCCGCCTCGCGCTGCCCGCCGCCGCGGCGCTGGTCGTGCCGTCCTTTGTCCTCGAAGACATCGCCCGCCGCATCTGGAAGCAGCCGGCGACGCGCGTCCACCGCATCGCCAACGGCATCCCCACCGCGCTCTATGCGGGCAAGCCCGATCCGAAGGCGATTCCCGGCTTCGTCCCTAACGGCAAAGAAGTGGTGATCGGCGCGCTCGCCGGCCTGCGCGCGGTCAAGGACCTGCCGCTGCTGGTGCGCGCATGCGGCGGGCTGGCGGGGCGCATCCGACTGGTGATCGTCGGCGAGGGGCCTGAGCGGGAGGCGATCGCCGCAGCGGCGCGTCAGATGGGCATGGCGGACGCGCTCGTCCTGCCCGGCTTCCTCGACCGGCCGTATCGCTTCATCGGCCATTTCGACATTCTCGCCATTTCGTCGAAGAGCGAGCAGCAGCCGATCAGCGTCATCGAGGCGATGGCCGCCGGCCTTCCTGTCGCAAGCCTGCCGGTCGGCGATGTCGCGCGCATGGTGGCGCCCGAAAACGCACCGTTCATCGCCGCCGAGTCGGACGAAGTGCGGCTGCGTAACGCGCTCCAGCCCCTCGTCGCCGATGCTGCGCTGCGGCGCTCGGTCGGTCTCGCCAATCAGGCGAAGGCGCGCGCGGCGTTCGACGAGGCGGTAATGATCGCACAATACAAGCAGTTATACGAACGTGTTCTCGGCCGTGAGGGTGCGCTCGGTTGATCACGCGCTTGCTGCGTCGCAGCGGCGCAAATGATTGAATTTCAGCGAAAATCTGCTATGGTTCGTGATGGCCGGGCACCCCCGGGACGACACGAGGGCCCGGCTCCTTTTGGAGAGGACGGGCCATGCATACGATCAAGCATGTGGGGGAATATGGCGTCGTCGCGCTGGCTGGCGCGGCGTTGATGGTCGCGGCGACCGCGCTCGCCAAGATCGCCGCCGACGGGGTGATCCTGATCGGCGAGGCGATCCTGCGCTGAGCGATCGGGAGCGGCGTTCCTGCCGGGCCAGGGCGATGCGCCGCGCTTCCGGCTGCGGCTTTCCCGCCACGGTAGCGCAATTTCTTCGCATCCACGGAACCTTTGCGATATAGGCTCGCAGATTGTTTCCTGAGAGGTGCCGTTTCCCGTGTTCAAGGGCCTGAAGCCGATCGTCTACAATGGCCGCGAAGTATGGCCGCTCGTCGAAGGTGGAAAAGGGGTCGCAGCGACCAACCACGCATCGGCCGGGGCATGGGCCGCGGCCGGCGGGATCGGCACGGTATCGGCGGTTAACGCCGACAGCTACGATCCCGATGGCAAGATCATTCCGCAAATCTACCGCGCGCTGACCCGGCGTGAACGACACGAGGAACTGATCGAATATGCGATCGAGGGCGCCGTGCAACAGGTGCGCCGCGCGTTCGACATCGCGGGTGGCAAGGGCGCGATCAACATCAACGTCCTGTGGGAAATGGGCGGCGCGCAGCGCGTGCTGCACGGCGTGCTCGAACGGACCAAGGGTCTCGTCTCGGGCGTCACCTGCGGCGCCGGCATGCCGTACAAGCTGTCGGAGATCGCGGCGTCCTATCAGGTCAGCTATCTGCCGATCGTCTCGTCCGGCCGCGCCTTCCGCGCCTTGTGGAAGCGCGCCTATTCGAAGGCGGCGGAATGGCTGGCGGCGGTGGTCTATGAGGACCCGTGGCTCGCCGGCGGACACAATGGCCTGTCGAACGCGGAAGATCCGCTGAAGCCGCAGGACCCGTATCCCCGCGTCAAGGAACTGCGCGAGACGATGCGCGAGGGCGGCATCCCCGATACGACGCCGATCGTGATGGCGGGCGGCGTCTGGTATTTGCGCGACTGGAACGACTGGATCGACAATCCCGAACTCGGCACGATCGCCTTCCAATACGGCACGCGTCCGCTGCTGACTCAGGAAAGTCCGATCCCCGATGCGTGGAAGGCGCAGCTGACGCAGATCGAGGAGGGCGGGGTGCTGCTCCACCGCTTCAGCCCGACCGGTTTCTATTCGTCGGCCGTGCGCAACCCGTTCCTGCGCAGCCTCGAGGCGCGCTCGGAACGCCAGATCGCCTTCTCGACGCAGGAGGCGGGCGACCACGTCTTCCAGCTCGACGTCGGCGTGAAGGGCAAGAACTTCTGGGTGACGCGCGGCGATCTGTTGCGCGCGCGCGAATGGTTCGGGGCGGGCTTCACCACGGCGCTGAAGACGCCCGACAACACGCTCGTCTTTGTCACGCCCGAAGAGGCGAAGGAAATCCGCAAGGACCAGGCTGATTGCATGGGCTGCCTGTCGCAATGCCTGTTCTCGAGCTGGGCGGATACCGAGACCAACTCGACCGGCCGCCTCGCCGATCCGCGCAGCTTCTGCATCCAGAAGACGCTGCAGGACATCGCGCACGGCGGCGACGTCGACAACAACCTGATGTTCGCGGGCCACGCCGCCTATAACTTCAAGCGTGATCCCTTCTATTCGAACGGGTTCGTGCCGACGGTGAAGCAGCTGGTCGACCGTATCCTGACGGGCGATTGACCCCTACGCTGGCCAGCACGCTGGCGGCCGTTGCGAAAGCGATGGCCCCGGCGACGCGGCCGTGGTGGGTGATCGGCAGCGCAGCGGTGGCGCTGCATGACGTCGCTGCGGGGGAGGTGCGGGACGTCGACGTCCTCATCGATCCGGTCGACGTCACCGCCCTGTTTGGCGAACTGAGCATCGCGCCGATCACGCTGGCGCCCGATCCGTTGTTCCGGTCCGATGTCTTCGCACGCTGGACCGGGGCCGGCCTGCCCGTCGAATTCATGGCGGGATTTTCGGTCGCGACGGTTGATGGCTGGTCGGCGGTTCGGCCTGTCACACGCCAGGCCATCGCCCTCGGGGCAGCGACGGTCTACACACCGGATCGCGCGGAACTGATCGCCCTGCTGCGCCGGTTCGGCAGGCCGAAGGACCTGAGGCGCGCCGCGGCGCTGGAGGGGCGGAAGACGGGTTGAGGCTCTCGTCTTCCGCCCCGCGCGCGCATTAGGCGACATTGCCGCAGGTCGCCCCCCGCGACACCTGCACCGGACGTGATCGAC
This portion of the Sphingomonas sp. FARSPH genome encodes:
- a CDS encoding alpha/beta fold hydrolase, producing the protein MSAYENCYWMSADGLKLHYRRYPGDDGRPPILCLPGLTRNARDYDAFAARLAGRWRVLALDFRGRGRSEYAKDPMTYVPATYVADVQALLAEQGIDRFVAVGTSLGGIVTMLLAAAGADIAAALINDVGPEIDPAGIARIRGYVGKGSSCPTWMHAARAVADSNADVYPDFKIEDWLAMAKRLYRLTSGGRIVPDYDLKIAEPFRVPGNEQGPDMWGALSALRAVPTLIVRGGRSDVLAAPVAERMVQALDRADLVTLPRVGHAPTLSEEPLRAPIDRWLEQAA
- a CDS encoding protein adenylyltransferase SelO family protein, with product MPANPQAYRPETALLDLGDTFWDPVDAADFPATTLRFRNDAAAAEVGLDTLSDAEWTRHFGRFAPLPGTLPQPLALRYHGHQFRQYNPDIGDGRGFTFAQLRDGAGRLMDLGTKGSGQTPYSRFGDGRLTLKGGVREILATEMLEALNVPTSRTLSLIETGEDLVRGDEPSPTRSAVLVRLSHGHIRIGTFQRLAYHQDEAGMRALVGYVLRQLYGEDGDDPVRLLDLVVERTATLAARYMAAGFVHGVLNSDNINVTGESFDYGPWRFAPTWDPAFTAAYFDHAGLYAFGRQPEAIHWDVMQLAASLRLVAESDPLIETLQTFAPRYQAGIREAMFWRLGIRRFDDRRDHAVVQAVERVPRATDTPIDRFFFDWFGGHVPADYPDAFDELRRLLDPYTPRKDRDHPYWHGEPCSMLIDEVEAIWAPIAADDDWSRLHAKVAAIREMGAALA
- a CDS encoding DUF418 domain-containing protein — translated: MTGDGAPDAAIAAAVEPDGAPRIAVLDMLRGVAILGILFMNINDMGGSITASGGDVRHLGWTPADQIAWLLREVLADGTARCLLEMLFGAGMLILTDRIARGAEGRWAVLRRYGWRNLVLWVFGIAHMFVLMWPGDILHTYAVAAMVACCFRALRPRWLLTIGLVMTALNLFGGGIGILYTQASNAKRPVLERKLAAHQTLTKAETKMLADIRKADANRAKMKAEQQRKITDEDAYGRGSRAQWVRGQWRMNLERLGPMELGAIWEAASVMLIGAALFKLGILQGRRTRRFYLALTAVGWGVGGGLRLATALAVMRFDGQPHIGWATYEGARILMTIGHLGAINLLAGTMLMRPFVAAGRTALTLYVCQTMLVSWLIFSPFGFGLYGQMGWAGMMALSIAVDVVLLIVANVYLRYFRIAPVEWAWRSIVERRRLPFRHRASAVATAALA
- a CDS encoding glycosyltransferase, with translation MSRPVSILHLHSSFDLGGKEARAVRLMNAFGDAARHTIVSGVPDQLGARAAIGKGIRYEIAQDAPSLTGRPSVARYEALARFMRRFDLVLTYNWGAVDGVMARRVFGKGMPPLVHHEDGFNADEATGLKVERNMYRRLALPAAAALVVPSFVLEDIARRIWKQPATRVHRIANGIPTALYAGKPDPKAIPGFVPNGKEVVIGALAGLRAVKDLPLLVRACGGLAGRIRLVIVGEGPEREAIAAAARQMGMADALVLPGFLDRPYRFIGHFDILAISSKSEQQPISVIEAMAAGLPVASLPVGDVARMVAPENAPFIAAESDEVRLRNALQPLVADAALRRSVGLANQAKARAAFDEAVMIAQYKQLYERVLGREGALG
- a CDS encoding NAD(P)H-dependent flavin oxidoreductase, with protein sequence MFKGLKPIVYNGREVWPLVEGGKGVAATNHASAGAWAAAGGIGTVSAVNADSYDPDGKIIPQIYRALTRRERHEELIEYAIEGAVQQVRRAFDIAGGKGAININVLWEMGGAQRVLHGVLERTKGLVSGVTCGAGMPYKLSEIAASYQVSYLPIVSSGRAFRALWKRAYSKAAEWLAAVVYEDPWLAGGHNGLSNAEDPLKPQDPYPRVKELRETMREGGIPDTTPIVMAGGVWYLRDWNDWIDNPELGTIAFQYGTRPLLTQESPIPDAWKAQLTQIEEGGVLLHRFSPTGFYSSAVRNPFLRSLEARSERQIAFSTQEAGDHVFQLDVGVKGKNFWVTRGDLLRAREWFGAGFTTALKTPDNTLVFVTPEEAKEIRKDQADCMGCLSQCLFSSWADTETNSTGRLADPRSFCIQKTLQDIAHGGDVDNNLMFAGHAAYNFKRDPFYSNGFVPTVKQLVDRILTGD